AGTGGAAAAGCATGATTTTATTGGTTTGAAAGAATTACACAGACGTCAAAACAACTTGACAGTGCAGTTTGATTCAAGAGAGATGcttcttaaaaataaagaaacactacaaatgctgtgaaaacacaaataaatagcaaaggggggaaaaaaatcacatggACAAAGTTTTAAAATCTACATGCTTTTTGCTAGGAAATAAACAGATTATTTCGGGGTTCCTTCATTAATCCTAATTTAGCTATAATTATGTGAAACTTCAGATCAAAAGGCCAGGTGGATCCATCTTTTATGCAACAGAAAGTACATTTACACAGTATGTTGCATGATTAATGTTCAATGACTGAACTGCATGATGAGGAATCAGgacatcttcttcctctgctggaTGTCGGCCGAGCGCGGCGCTGCTGTCTCAAAATCTGAAATTGTTTTCAAATTTACTCATTtacttttttctcatttaaactAAACTGGAAAACatctgtttaaatatattttgcagCATACAGTAACATACTGTGAGTCAGACGTAGGCTTGCAGATCAGCTGCTTGTTGTCTATCTCTTCCtacaataaacaacaataaaaatatttgattgcAGGAGGAATAGAACGAAAAGATTCCAGAAATTTTTCTtgataaatgaatttgattttCACTTACTTTACAAAGCGGTGCCGACATTTTTTGGGAAGTCCTAAAAGCAAGAATATGTTCACGCAAAAGCTCaaggaaaaatacttttttttttcttaaaataattttgatttgaGAGCAGAAATTAGATTTGATTTGTAAAAGTTTTGGTAAACCAGAGAACTACTCACTGCTGAAGCAGTAAAGCGTACAGAGGAGCGCTCCGGCCAGGGTCGCAGTAAGTCCCACCAACAGCCACAGAACCATAGAGGCACAGTCCTCTGGAGCAAACACACAACTTTTACACTACATCGATCCATTGACATGCATTTACTTCAGTGAGTCGTGTCCAGACTCAACTAGTCGTGATGAAAGCAGAATCTTGGCTCATTTTGCTTCATTCTTCTCTTATGATCCTGTGTACAATGTCTTTGCGTTGTATTTAAGTCTAGTCTCAATTAGATACACATTTACCCACACATGAAGGGGTTTATTTTAAGTTACAGTTTAAGTGATGAGATCCGTGTAAAATTTGTAAGCGGCAGCAGGTCCTACAAACTAGGCTCTCTAATATATCCTTACCCTGTGATGAGTTCTGCTTCAGACGGCAGCAGTCTGAGTCGACTGTTGGACTGGATTCAGTTGGAGGCGGTAAGGTTGGAGGGATCACTGTAATATGAAGACCAAACAACCATAAAGACAACTGATAACTAGACCgcagttaaaaataaaagacaaatttaatctgtcttattttcacatttttatccaTCGTTAAAAAATGAACCCAAACCAGGATCTTGTCCATAAATTCTCTTTATATCTGTCACATATGTTTTGTGTGCGTCTCCTGCAAGTCCTTTGAGGCCGGCGTGTTGTCTTAAGACATTTGAATTAATCAAAGAAAAAATCataccaacaacaacaaataatacACTTACctattttttataatattattGTCTTTTCATGCAAGATTGATAAACTTTACaccatataaaaaatatttctaccaTGTAAAGACAGAGTCCAATGGCCAGTCAAAAAGAGATCCTACACGTCTTTCcaaacttaaaaaatatatattttttgcacatttattaGCCTGATAGtagttcatttaaattttcacattttctttagtTGTAAGTATCATATAACTTTTGAAACTGTAGACATTGGAGgataaaatgatattttaatatttgtaaaaatCCTAActctaatatttttatttattttgtcagatGTGAGAAATACAGTGGGAACGCGGAAATTTAAATCCTTTACTTTTTCAGGCTTCCTCGTACCTGCTAACTTTTAACAGTTAGACAGAAACAGCTGATTTAAAATGTATctgctgcaaaataaaacacacaaacctcctggaagaagaagaatcccATGCTTCCACAGTTCATTGTTTTTTACGTCTGTAAGTACACAAGAATAAATCCCTGCATCCTCCACTCTGACATCAATGATCTGTAGTGCGAAGGATGAACCGCTGTTCCTCTTCAGTCTGAATCGTGAGTCCGCCTGATCGGTCACACGGCCGGCGTTGTTGACTTTGCCGAGGAATTGCAATCTGCTGTGATCAGAATTGCTGCGGTACCAGTAGACAGAGATGCAGGTGAACCCAGTGCAGTCACAGATGATGACCTGCGTCTCAAGGAGCTTCGGATAGAGGATGTTTTCTTGTTGCAGGATCTGGCCTGACACTAAGAGAGGACACACAACTTTGAAATTTCAGCAGTCACCAATGCAGTGCATGAGGTCATGAGTAAATTCTGtacaaacttgttttttttcaaaggtttcctgtttttttaatattccaaGTTGACCTGTACCTCATCAGGATGATCTGAGAGAAAGCATTGAATGCGCGTACACCGGCTGTGAGCATTATTTAAAAAGGTGGATCAAAGTAATTGTGCATCAAGTGAAGGAGAATATATCACATACCACACACAGTAAATGGCAATATGGAATTCAAATATCACAACTTATGTTAAAAATGGACAAACACTGAACCTATTTCTATTTGTGAAGGTGACATTTCCATATAAGACAAATTAAGGTGAAGAATTGTTTCATCTAATCTTAGAACCAGTTCTTATGTCTATTTATGCTGCATGTACTATTTGTCAACACATACATGTTGCAATCTCTgacatttaaagtgtttttttggtatgcacacatttataaaaaaaactgtgtagCAACCAGTAATACACACACCCGACTTATGGAACATGGAAAAAACACAATTGCAcagcattaatatttattacataCAGTAATATgtatgataaagaatgaaataaacGTAAGCATAAACCTGAAACCCTGCACAACACAAAAAACGAGttgttacataatttattaataCTTAATCTATATTATACACATTATTTTGATGTAATAACACTATAACATTATTTATGTGTGCAAATGCAAAATGAAGATATACAACATTGCAGTGTGTTCCGTAACAGTTTGACCAGAACGATGACCCAAAGGCTTCGTTGCTCTTGATCCATTTAAACCATTCTTCTTTATGTTGAACCAGTGAGGACAACTTCTTCTTTTAGTACAAACTATGCTTAAAACTGCATTTCACTACATGTAAAGGTTAGTTATGATAGACCTCACCTTTTGTTTATAACAATACATCCGTTGCCACGGCTGTTTGACTTGGTTACGGTGTTGAAAAAGCCAGCAGCTAGAGACAACACGAAAACTAAAAGACAGCGGTCTCACCTGATCTCCAGAGCAGTACGGTCAATAGTGCCCACGGCGGCAGTGGCTGGATCATGTCGTCCGTTCACCAGTGTGTGCACGCTCCTCTGTATCTCTAATGGCAGCTGATTGTCTCTTTTCCTGAAATCAATGTGTGTGAGATGATGGGTGGAACTGAACCGACAGGGGCCCGAGTTGACAAGGTCACAGCCTACTGTGGCACAtactcagccaatcagagtgtaCCATAAACTATAGGGACTCACTCAACGCATACATAAACATTTACTACATAGccttaaaaaatatattgatttgAAATATGCAAAGCATATAAGAATAATAAGATACGaatatttaaactttaaatatgacagcatgactgctTTCACTGAAAACATTCACACCTGGTGCACGGCTGCTGTGTTTTCATCTCAGAGATGCTGGTTGTTCGATGAACAATGCACACACAATGTAGGGCGAACATGAcaaacagctgaaaacacaacGATGCAGTGTGGCGGTCTCTGCCCAGGTGTATGACCTAGAGCTCAGCAGAGGCCTACATAAGTGGTTTCGCACCTCACTGCAGAGCACGGgaagaaaacagacatgaaCGGCGCCTAAACAGGAGATATTAACTGGAAATGAGGGATCAGAGACAATAAATCCTGATCCATAAAGGGGATGTCAACGTATGATCGTATAAGATCAATACATCATACTATGATGGTATGTTGGTAAAAAAGAAGCAGGATTGGAGCAAAGAGACTGAGAAATACAATCATCTTTCATTCAACTGTGAGATCATtcagttgactttgacttttaaGGAAACAGCCTGCGACAGCGAATAATGATTTATCTCCATTAAATCATTAACAAACTTAAGCCCTTTCTGCACAGACAAACTGAAGCAAGTCTGCAATATCATTCAGTCAGACATTATGCTTGAATGGATGACATCAGAGATTCAGCTTCAGAAACGTCCAACTTGTAAGTCGACCACTGCTTTAGTGGAAATCTCTACATAACTAAAGCGAATATAACCAAACCTACATTTGTACTTCGATTGATGACTTTAAGCAACTCAGAGATGATCAAAAgggttgatttatttttcattgagtAATTAATGAATCACATTCATTCTGGCAATACATTTCACAATTATTACTTTCATTGGTTGGTTGCATTCAGAAAGGAAACATCTATTCATTAACACATAATCCTGCCTCCAGGTGATCTTGACTTAAGAACTCTCTacaatttatttcattgttgAAGCTGAAGCATCCTGCCGACAGTCACCATTTCATTTTATGGAAGCTATTCCAAAAATACAGTATTCCATAAGAAGGAGGCCTGATCGCTCAAACATCTCACTATCCAATGAACTTTTAATTCTTGTAGAAAACAAGACTTTAATTCATTTGAGTGGTGtctgtggatttttttgtctgtggatTCCTTTCGTTTGCGGAGCGACACGCTGGGGTCTTACAGCGAGAGGATGTGGGCACCCTCTAGCTGTACGGGGGTCGAGACTCGAGCGAGGCAGGGAACGAGACCACAGGATTCTTTGAAAACAGGAGAACTCAGGGGGCTTCAGAGATGCTCTTCACACATTGCTGAGCTCTGACACCTTTGTTGGTCTCTGCTCCGACGATTCAAGAAGTTTATTCACTTTAGTTTCTAgagttttgtgttttgaaacaACTCGTCCACACAAGTGTGTAACATAGTATTTAGTTCTGGGCCAGAACAAGGTTTATTTCTCCAGCAGATGATATAATTCTTTCATTCCCATTGCTGTCAGCAGTGTTATCTCAAGCTTTAATCAAGCTGGCATTTGGGGGtctttgtgggtgtgtgtgtagtgtgggtgggggggtcgatCTCCTCGTCCAGCAAGTCTCTCCGAATTCAATATCTTATGTACAACGATCCACCAAACGACCCAATCATCATAAGCTTTACTTCATTCAGATTTACCCTGTAAATGAAACCACatattttgtattattcttATCACTACCACCTTTTTGAGTTATTACCCAAAGAAATAAACCTCTACCCATTTGGTAAACTGCTGTATAAAATAAAGACGTCCTTGTAATATTAAATCTCTGGATCCTTTTGATCAACTATTTTATTTAGAGAAACTCTTCTGACTCAAGAGGACTTCAACTTTTTTCTACCCCTTCAATCTTTTTTCAGCAAAACAAATGTTCTTCTTTATCTGAATACATTGATGTCCtcgttacatcccgcttcaaacggtgatgtaactgtcagtgttcgtttgTTCATTTGTAACTAAGTGCACAAAATATCTCaacaaccgctgcagatagaaagatgaaacacaaagcacattactatgaaaatgagatgacgaccttgagaaaactaggtcaaggtcaaaaattgtacatttttttgcacatatctcaggaaccagatgagatagaaagacacaataaaaggcattatattcaaGGAGGCAAGGTGATGAAGATTAGATCATAACCttcaccttgaaaaactaggtcaaggtcaaattttcccttttttacctttttaatgCCTTTAATTCTGCTACAGTATACCTCTAGCAGTGGTCAACTTACAAATATGAAGTGAAAAGCCAAATCttcgatagtacaatatagaattcattgctgcaaccattatgaaagtaggtcaggataaaattttgaattcaggggtgtcgctggatgttgcaatctctgactggcttgtttgttttgcatCTGCCtgaccccaaacaaacaaattttgtgttattttgcaaATTCAGACACAAGCTAATGCTGGTGTCCTCTCTGCACTTGTATTCACCTTCTGTAAGAGAAAGTCAGACAGAGGAACCGCCACCTGCAGGCCTGTTCATTGCTTCAATGAGGCTCAACGGCGCCGCCCACAGGCCCCTGAAGGGACCACTTATGATTCTGACCATGAGACATCAATTTTAATGTGTACACAATATCTGTTCCCCATTTGATGTTAGAAGCaacaaataattacatttgtgCGCATTAATCCAAAAACATATTTAGCATGAAAGTGAAAAGTAAGATGGATCAATCGCTTCCTTGGTAACACATTTGACTAAACATGACTAGCCACTTAGTGCACAGTATTGGTGACATCAGAGCATTTGATAAAAACTGTGCTGTAAATGCCTATGATTATTTTCATGTAGAGATTTTCCGATTTTAAATAGCTTGTTTGTCGTAATTTTAggttttaaaatgtcagcaaTTGAAAAAACAGAGTTAAGTTTAGAAGCCCATAATGGAGTCGTCCCACAGCTTCTCTTCCTCAGTCCTTGTGTCtgctttttccttcatttttttcttgtccttcCTGTATTTGTGCCTGGAGAGTTCATCCTGTTCACCAGCACCCATCACGTCACTCGTTTCAGTCTGAATATGCACTTCAGTCTTTTCTCGATGTTCCTTGATATCTTCTGGCATTAAAGTGTCCGTCATCCCTTCTCCTCTTAATACTTCAAAGTCCTCCGCCCTGGTTTTCTTTAAGCGTTTTCCCTGTTtgtcatgtttcatttttttcctcctcttttgttCCTCTGAGTTTGCAAAGTCCCCTTTACTCCCATCTTCTGACTTATCCCTTTCCCTCCTCTGTCGATTATCCCTCTTTCCCTCTTGGTCTGAGTCCTCGTTTTTTCCTctcttgtctctctcttttctggatcttctcattctcctcttttttctgtGCCTGTATTCAGTGTCATCACTCTCATTTGTGCTACTACTATACGAGGAGGAGTATGAAGAAGACTCAGATGACGAGGTAGATTTAGAGGGGGGGCTAAACTGCTTTGTGTGCTTTCTTTTCATTGGCAAACTAGATATGAGTGGAGTGCTTGAGCATGGAAAGCCTGGAGGACTGAAGTTGTAGATCATACCCTGGGATGACCAGGGAGGGCCCTGATATGGAGGACACCACCCTTCAAACGGGTTGTGACAACCAAGGCCAGATTGATGAAGTGGGTAGTTGGAGACGGGTTTATGCAGTTCAGTGAAGTCCTCCTTGGTCAATAGTTCTTCGTCCTCACTGTCCTTTTGGGCGTCACCAGGAAGGAGGGCTGCAGGTCTTGGGGTGATCCCACGAGCCTTTTGAATCTGAATGTAATCCGACAGTTCATCTGCAAATGAATCGTAGGCCTTATGTTGGGACTTGCATAAATCTGTGACTTTCTTCTCCCTGGTGAAGAAAAGGGAAACAGGAATTATGTTACTTTTGCATTTAGTGTGTGAAACTGAAATCCAAGAGCTGATGTTAGGTGATAAAACCCATCTGACTCAGTTCATCAGGTATTCAATGGAGTTTTAATTTCACCAAACATCCAGAAGTTGAAGACCAGCAAACGTTTGACGAGAAACCTtgggactaaaaaaaaataaaaaatcaaccCTCATtcgtaaattttttttttcttcttcaagtGTTTTAAAATCATACTCAACTTCTGGCTAAGTAGTCGACTGATTAAAACGCCTGCTTTTAGGGAGTTATGCAACTTAGAAAACCTCAATGTAACGCTTTTGACCTTTAACTTTGGTGGATGTATTTATCCACACCAGCAGTCCTGTCCGCTTTGCTCAAAGAGTGGCAGCAGTTTGAAAAAACAACCCACTTTTAGGTACTCTCACTGTGAAAATTACGCGATTGCCCTGATTATCCTACACTAAGGATTGCAAGCTTAGAATTGTTTCCTTTG
This sequence is a window from Antennarius striatus isolate MH-2024 chromosome 5, ASM4005453v1, whole genome shotgun sequence. Protein-coding genes within it:
- the cd8b gene encoding T-cell surface glycoprotein CD8 beta chain; its protein translation is MIQPLPPWALLTVLLWRSVSGQILQQENILYPKLLETQVIICDCTGFTCISVYWYRSNSDHSRLQFLGKVNNAGRVTDQADSRFRLKRNSGSSFALQIIDVRVEDAGIYSCVLTDVKNNELWKHGILLLPGVIPPTLPPPTESSPTVDSDCCRLKQNSSQEDCASMVLWLLVGLTATLAGALLCTLYCFSRLPKKCRHRFVKKR
- the zmat1 gene encoding zinc finger matrin-type protein 1 produces the protein MDDNGACAPLLAESDAQNYPMNSPYAASVIDTDKVINTKIDSTQVEGEKSEEGLLKGLLTDDYCYVCEAVLLFESQRMSHYEGKKHAQKLRVYLQAKRAEKGNKEFTGSQQTMMTDKDRFCQLCNMVFSSHMVAMSHYGGKIHTKNLRKQGFQPQVAHRSTVVHNFGGRDPENSVRKTAPDSGVDLLDQTVTKVTPAEVDLKDPNKYCSLCAASFNNPQMASQHYNGRKHYKKQSRQQFLKKLADDTQKADAMMCKICNVQFNSVEMYQAHMKGNKHHSREKKVTDLCKSQHKAYDSFADELSDYIQIQKARGITPRPAALLPGDAQKDSEDEELLTKEDFTELHKPVSNYPLHQSGLGCHNPFEGWCPPYQGPPWSSQGMIYNFSPPGFPCSSTPLISSLPMKRKHTKQFSPPSKSTSSSESSSYSSSYSSSTNESDDTEYRHRKKRRMRRSRKERDKRGKNEDSDQEGKRDNRQRRERDKSEDGSKGDFANSEEQKRRKKMKHDKQGKRLKKTRAEDFEVLRGEGMTDTLMPEDIKEHREKTEVHIQTETSDVMGAGEQDELSRHKYRKDKKKMKEKADTRTEEEKLWDDSIMGF